Proteins co-encoded in one Xiphophorus hellerii strain 12219 chromosome 10, Xiphophorus_hellerii-4.1, whole genome shotgun sequence genomic window:
- the jmjd1cb gene encoding probable JmjC domain-containing histone demethylation protein 2C isoform X4, with protein sequence MQGPYSLNGYRVRVYRQDSATQWFTGIITHHDLFSRNMVVMNDQVLEPQNVDPSMVQMTFLDDVVHSLLKGENIGITSRRRSRSSQNNSAHMAGGRPVGTTGNSQSHYTRAQANSPRPIMMSSGPSPKTSQGPLAPQQQSQSQQTQQTVSQSYHSPGGSGREQREQRGGRSSRRKGSDSSVPEEDKDRREETTGRESKAKVKQTANKRRKGEEDEKKAGLKRLKADMTSDLSESSDSENPHKRITHSSCCSSSSSSSSSSSSSSSSSEPNSENELKTRSSDVIKSAISKMEDEEKPVLKGPKMNDTSSFIRCLSPWAELRAAEDIKKSAVKDSGQILTNEEEELEAVTRITQSPLQQASLIPDMVQSGAGENTKNTVKASSPSQTPSLSQLHGNNVIDITDDAQATVHQESSEAVSALLASQKDESVALSPYLPLNPSPVSSPPVPTSPSPPEGCRRAEVDSLMKPPGVTGGSVTLPKSLNGKVEFTPAEVMRPVSSIAETTPLVDKEKTVVSPHQLHHQQQQLHEQQHTQQMQQYTAVPHVVPLSLSEGSSKPPQQQPPLHKTPTPSPDLVKSKVSPSHTSSPVQKSQPPSSSHNQSYPNPNPVEPLKAKPHPGLLDISKPKANTTPEVSKHKVLRYPDSSPSPSARLPIKVDLVEPQRSGFKPVGLRSEAGGVSASSSTKSPLIIDKNETFTVYRDPALVRSDSDNSVTPSNSSNHVAAYLHPHLHPLHPPSPHSPCLTSASHSHGASHLLAPPHSSPLPHPHLLPPGMLPAMHPPPGSLFAGHPRLDSPGGLSHLALPHPAATHQQQFLQGHGGAASLSLFPIIWPYPNGTPPPYPPGLSLPPTAKWVHSENPITVNSEASLRRNTASPWLHQAAGSSTDGLGLLNHIPVRPASADAHRPSAKISTHTNPSMSKTAMDVHKEDVEKKGFVDPVRNLIFAQIKPDQTDRSRTPTGKDVHLHRLYLDPHSKARLTNTQEVLHVADRTIKYKEENRQILKESIEVAPFTAKILRPSDPGLDRDRSKEPAFPVRIPALASSSPKTSHTHPHVIQPEKSSYYTTISNSVVNEPPRLYPSKEQSSYYDKVVGLSVGAAVQSQGSQSLVSYSSKASLSKPPPLIKHQPEGGEGLAGKITEQLSQQATLIPHQHLTSMDRKDRHSPAASNTTSTSSPMSLVSNHHQHQQHQLRAMPSLYRAPVYHPPTQLSLERKETAEREKDRDRDKAGYGGRLSPPTLTPIQPVSLPTAGTKTSAEQQKPPTLVPELRDVKVHGIGAAITSVASAISGDVMTDGWRGRDLIQERGSVFCRDTDVLRGKPQAAMASVIVRPTTSVRYESPVGANKSGATVHREVSMSYPSRLPGECPRLREAAQEAGGGRVIQVNSNMDDVSVPYKATSMQSYQGPVGVSNTNSMCRSPVVFSPAVDVQNKPPKSGYSAEFGNLKPGVGGWLPSLSGEGVDSYSISPGLSLPLTNSAATALLVQSNTSASSPITASNQPNLSSFVHLKKHKAALAAAQSKTNLPAGPASLPTGNTSSIVDPVEKTPSHSSTPPPCTSGVSSGEISNTSCAPGSTTPGTSSPLPNGQSSGSTSLGSAQPSNYHKLKKAWLTRHSEEDKTSTTASSNTKAEKLLTTTTSMCNTTAMSDMIKPCTVNLSASTSSEVDMNKDIGSKGERNLEGKNAGSTGGGGEEKKSSHLSRRAFKRSYDSGSESGGDDSDTSESKMEGRAKRQSKPTYKKKQNDMAKRKGDHEKDDEDVKPNGIFRSAREKTKLKLASSNGIPRSVLKDWRRVKKLKQTGESFLQDDSCSEIGPNLQKCRECRVVRSKKGEEPAHSPVFCRFYYFRRLSFSKNGVIRMDGFSTPDQFDEEALALWVPGPLEDSHLDQTTAKYILSYIGDKFCQMVMTENTAASWIKKDAKLAWKRAVRGVREMCDACEATLFNIHWVCQKCGFVVCLDCYKAKERRSCKDKELYGWLKCVKGQPHDHKHLMPTQIIPGKVLTELVTSIHSLRDKSNIPFKCPCCTKQNVLTKLPATNGVSQVLQNVLNHSNKLSLVKAEPGSQQNPEDRGAKAETNGGHGGGSSPDSDHDSTPVTPPESQSPLHFLADLAEQKSREEKKENKQSVVPGKCVKEEKDGEGVLQQCKNPSLVANSTEQGSTLRDLLTTTAGKLKLGSTDAGIAFAPVYSTAAQTGKDGRTMPNILDDIIASVVENKIPASRQSITTKLSTKQDHMTPSNNSNPSPVGTDDTKAQRKKSATVPAVVLEDSTNQYPDIPHSWLNNRRLLWLKDHRNQNNWKLFRECWKQGQPVLVSGIHKRLNVNLWKADSFNQEFADHQGDLLNCKDQVVSNSGIKEFWDGFEDITKRPKSKDGEAMVYRLKDWPSGEEFMALMPSRYDDLMKNLPLPEYSDPEGSLNLASHLPSFFVRPDLGPRLCCAYGVAASQDQDFGTANLHVEVSDVVSVLVYVGVAKGNGVLSKTGVLKRLEEEDLDEGVRRRLKDSSEVPGALWHIYLNRDMDKVREFLHKLCKEQGIDVCLDQDPIREQSWYLSRKQRQRLLDEHGVQGWTVVQFLGDSVLIPAGAMHQVATQHSHWDISCLQVFVVVIALSLNMETHLSEKLISVDLQSSVCWFHQRKTSETLSAMPGTILMIILVWSRLLDRRLEVLTFGSFNKHG encoded by the exons ATGCAAG gacCCTACTCCCTCAATGGCTACCGTGTGCGTGTGTACAGACAAGACTCGGCCACCCAATGGTTCACTGGAATCATTACGCACCATGACCTCTTCAGTAGAAATATGGTTGTTATGAATGACCAG GTGCTAGAGCCTCAGAATGTGGACCCATCCATGGTGCAGATGACCTTTCTGGATGATGTAGTTCACTCGTTGctaaaaggagaaaacatcGGCATCACCTCTAGACGAAGGTCGCGATCGAGCCAGAACAACTCTGCTCAT ATGGCAGGAGGGAGACCCGTCGGGACCACTGGCAACTCTCAG AGTCATTACACACGAGCCCAGGCCAACAGCCCCCGTCCCATTATGATGTCATCCGGACCCAGCCCTAAGACCTCCCAGGGGCCTCTGGCCCCTCAGCAGCAGAGTCAGTCGCAGCAAACGCAGCAGACGGTCAGCCAGTCGTACCACTCACCAGGCGGCAGCGGGCGAGAGCAGAGAGAGCAGCGCGGCGGCCGCTCCTCCAGGAGGAAAGGCTCTGACAGCAGCGTTCCAGAGGAGGACAAGGACCGGAGAGAGGAAACCACTGGGAGAG AATCTAAGGCCAAGGTAAAGCAGACTGCAAACAAACGCAGGAAAGGTGAAGAAGATGAGAAGAAAGCAGGTCTGAAGAGACTGAAGGCTGACATGACTTCAGATCTGTCAGAGAGCAGTGACTCAGAAAACCCACACAAGAGGATCACCCACTCATcatgctgctcctcctcttcatcatcctcgtcatcttcgtcctcctcctcctcttcctctgagcCTAACTCTGAGAATGAGCTAAAGACTCGCAGCAGTGATGTGATAAAAAGTGCCATTTCCAAAATGGAGGACGAGGAGAAGCCAGTGTTAAAGGGACCCAAAATGAACGATACCTCGTCTTTCATCAGGTGCTTGTCTCCGTGGGCGGAGCTCCGAGCAGCTGAGGACATTAAGAAAAGTGCAGTAAAAGATTCAGGTCAAATTCTGACAAATGAAGAGGAGGAATTGGAGGCAGTGACTCGGATCACCCAGTCTCCACTGCAGCAAGCGTCTCTCATACCTGACATGGTCCAAAGTGGAGCTGGGGAGAACACCAAGAACACTGTAAAAG CATCATCTCCATCCCAGACTCCATCACTGTCCCAGCTCCATGGCAACAACGTGATTGACATTACAGACGACGCTCAGGCCACCGTACACCAGGAGAGCTCGGAGGCGGTCTCGGCGCTGCTTGCCTCCCAGAAAGACGAGTCGGTGGCCCTCTCCCCGTACCTCCCCCTAAACCCCTCCCCCGTCTCCTCACCTCCTGTACCCACATCCCCGTCCCCACCGGAGGGGTGCCGCAGAGCGGAGGTGGACTCACTCATGAAGCCACCGGGAGTTACTGGAGGCAGCGTTACATTGCCCAAAAGTTTAAACGGCAAAGTGGAGTTTACCCCAGCTGAGGTCATGAG GCCGGTCTCATCCATAGCTGAAACTACGCCCCTGGTGGACAAGGAGAAAACTGTTGTTTCTCCTCATCAGCTTCATCAtcagcaacagcagctgcatgagcaacaacacacacaacagaTGCAACAATATACAGCTGTCCCCCATGTAGTTCCTCTTTCTCTATCTGAGGGTTCCAGTAAACCTCCACAGCAGCAACCCCCCCTCCACAAGACCCCCACCCCCTCCCCGGACTTGGTCAAATCCAAAGTGAGCCCCAGCCACACATCCAGTCCTGTTCAGAAATCCCAACCCCCCAGCAGCTCTCACAACCAGTCGTATCCCAACCCGAACCCAGTGGAGCCTCTTAAAGCTAAACCCCACCCAGGCCTCCTGGACATCTCCAAACCCAAAGCAAACACTACTCCTGAGGTCAGTAAGCATAAAGTCCTGAGGTACCCCGACTCCTCCCCATCCCCAAGCGCTCGCTTGCCCATCAAGGTGGACTTAGTGGAACCTCAACGCTCTGGTTTCAAGCCAGTGGGGTTGCGGTCAGAGGCGGGTGGAGTCAGTGCGAGCAGCAGCACAAAGAGTCCGCTGATCATCGACAAGAACGAGACCTTCACTGTTTACAGGGACCCAGCATTAGTTCGCTCAGACTCAGATAACTCTGTCACTCCATCTAACTCCTCCAACCATGTGGCAGCCTATCTGCATCCCCATCTGCACCCCTTGCACCCCCCCTCTCCACACTCCCCTTGCCTAACATCTGCATCCCATTCCCATGGTGCCTCTCATCTCCTCGCCCCTCCTCACTCCTCACCCCTCCCTCATCCACACCTCCTGCCCCCTGGAATGCTCCCAGCTATGCATCCTCCCCCAGGCTCCCTGTTTGCAGGACACCCTCGGCTGGACTCCCCAGGCGGTCTCAGCCACCTTGCCCTTCCTCACCCAGCAGCCACACATCAGCAGCAGTTCTTGCAG GGTCATGGTGGAGCAGCAAGTCTTAGTTTGTTCCCCATCATATGGCCTTACCCTAATGGAACGCCACCTCCATACCCCCCAGGACTCAGCCTCCCACCAACTGCTAAATGGGTGCACTCTGAAAATCCCATCACTGTGAATTCTGAGGCGTCTTTAAGGAGG AACACTGCCAGTCCATGGCTGCATCAGGCTGCTGGTAGTTCCACTGATGGTCTCGGTTTACTGAACCACATTCCAGTCAGGCCAGCCAGCGCTGACGCTCACCGCCCCTCTGCTAAGATCAGCACGCATACCAACCCATCAATGTCAAAGACTGCCATGGATGTTCATAAAGA AGATGTGGAGAAAAAGGGTTTTGTGGATCCCGTCAGGAATTTAATCTTTGCTCAAATAAAACCAGACCAGACAGACAGAAGTCGTACTCCAACAGGAAAAGATGTCCACCTGCACCGCCTTTACCTGGATCCGCACAGCAAAGCCCGCCTGACAAATACACAG GAAGTACTTCATGTTGCAGACCGGACCATTAAATACAAGGAGGAGAATCGTCAAATCCTGAAGGAGAGCATTGAGGTTGCACCTTTCACTGCTAAGATTCTGCGGCCCTCTGACCCCGGGTTGGACAGGGACAGGAGCAAAGAGCCAGCATTCCCTGTCCGGATACCAGCTCTTGCCTCTTCAAGTCCAAAAACCAGCCACACTCACCCCCACGTCATCCAGCCAGAAAAAAGCAGCTATTACACCACAATCTCAAACAGTGTTGTGAATGAGCCTCCAAGGCTGTATCCCTCCAAGGAGCAAAGTTCTTACTATGACAAAGTAGTGGGGCTCAGTGTTGGGGCGGCTGTGCAAAGCCAGGGAAGTCAGTCCTTGGTTAGTTACAGCTCCAAAGCTTCTCTCTCTAAGCCTCCTCCTCTTATAAAGCACCAACCAGAGGGAGGGGAGGGTTTAGCAGGGAAAATTACTGAGCAGCTCAGCCAGCAGGCTACTCTTATCCCTCATCAACATTTGACGAGCATGGACAGGAAGGATCGCCACAGTCCTGCCGCCTCCAATACCACCTCCACGTCGTCCCCCATGTCCTTGGTCTCCAACCATCATCAGCATCAGCAACACCAGCTCAGGGCAATGCCATCTCTGTACCGAGCTCCTGTCTACCATCCACCCACACAGCTGTCTTTGGAGCGCAAAGAGACGGCAGAGCGAGAGAAGGACAGAGATAGGGACAAAGCGGGCTATGGTGGACGTCTGTCACCCCCGACCCTCACACCCATCCAGCCAGTCAGCTTACCAACAGCTGGCaccaaaacatcagcagagcagcagaagcCTCCCACGCTGGTGCCAGAACTCAGGGATGTTAAAGTCCATGGAATCGGTGCTGCCATCACCTCAGTGGCCTCCGCTATCAGTGGGGATGTTATGACAGATGGATGGCGTGGTAGAGATCTGATTCAAGAAAGAGGAAGTGTGTTCTGTAGAGACACAGATGTGTTGAGGGGTAAGCCTCAAGCAGCAATGGCCTCCGTCATTGTACGTCCAACTACGTCAGTTAGGTATGAAAGTCCAGTTGGTGCTAACAAATCTGGTGCTACGGTGCATAGGGAGGTTTCTATGTCCTACCCTTCGAGGCTCCCAGGGGAATGTCCACGTCTGAGGGAGGCTGCTCAAGAAGCTGGAGGAGGCAGAGTTATTCAAGTCAACTCAAACATGGACGACGTTTCTGTTCCGTATAAAGCCACCTCCATGCAAAGCTATCAGGGACCTGTAGGTGTCAGCAATACAAACTCTATGTGCAGGTCCCCTGTTGTGTTCTCACCAGCTGTTGATGTTCAGAATAAACCACCAAAGTCAGGATATTCAGCTGAGTTTGGAAACCTTAAACCTGGTGTTGGAGGCTGGCTGCCCAGCCTCTCAGGAGAAGGTGTTGACTCGTATTCCATATCACCAGGACTGTCTTTGCCTCTGACTAATTCGGCAGCAACAGCCCTACTTGTTCAAAGCAACACCTCAGCTTCTAGTCCCATTACTGCCTCTAACCAGCCTAACTTGTCCTCTTTTGTACATCTCAAAAAGCACAAGGCTGCCTTGGCTGCAGCCCAGTCTAAGACCAACCTCCCTGCTGGTCCTGCATCATTGCCCACTGGAAACACTTCATCAATTGTGGATCCAGTTGAAAAGACACCCAGTCACAGCTCCACCCCTCCACCCTGTACTAGCGGAGTCTCCTCAGGTGAGATTAGTAACACCAGCTGTGCACCTGGTAGCACAACACCAGGCACATCCAGTCCGTTACCTAATGGCCAGTCCTCCGGATCGACCTCGCTGGGTTCAGCACAGCCCAGTAACTACCACAAGCTGAAGAAAGCCTGGTTAACGCGACACTCTGAGGAGGACAAGACTTCTACGACGGCCTCCTCTAACACGAAAGCAGAGAAGCTGCTCACCACCACAACCAGCATGTGCAACACTACAGCCATGTCAGATATGATCAAGCCCTGTACGGTCAATCTCAGTGCCTCCACTTCCAGTGAGGTGGACATGAACAAAGACATTGGAAGCAAAGGTGAACGAAACCTGGAGGGGAAGAATGCTGGATCAACAGGTGGAGgtggagaggaaaagaaatCCAGTCATCTCTCAAGGCGAGCGTTCAAACGTTCTTATGACTCTGGGTCAGAAAGTGGAGGAGACGACTCTGACACCAGTGAAAGCAAGATGGAGGGCAGAGCAAAGCGCCAGTCTAAACCAACCTATAAGAAGAAGCAGAATGACATGGCCAAAAGGAAAGGAGACCATGAGAAGGACGATGAAGATGTGAAGCCCAACGGCATCTTTCGATCAGCTCGTGAGAAAACCAAGCTTAAACTGGCAAGCAGCA ATGGCATCCCTCGTTCTGTGCTGAAAGACTGGAGGAGAGTGAAGAAGCTCAAACAGACAGGGGAGTCCTTTCTGCAGGATGACTCGTGTTCAGAAATTGGACCTAACCTCCAGAAGTGTCGAGAGTGCCGGGTCGTCCGCAgtaaaaagggggaggagccaGCCCATTCCCCCGTCTTCTGCCGGTTCTACTATTTCAGACG GCTTTCCTTCAGCAAAAATGGAGTCATTCGAATGGATGGCTTCTCCACCCCAGACCAGTTTGACGAAGAGGCCCTGGCCTTATGGGTCCCTGGGCCCCTGGAGGACAGCCACTTGGACCAGACCACTGCCAAGTACATCCTCAGCTACATAGGAGATAAGTTCTGTCAGATGGTGATGACTGAAAACACTGCAGCCAGCTGGATCAAGAAGGATG cgAAGCTAGCATGGAAGCGGGCCGTGAGAGGGGTTAGAGAGATGTGTGACGCTTGTGAAGCAACACTCTTTAACATCCACTGGGTCTGCCAGAAATGTGGCTTTGTGGTCTGCCTCGACTGTTACAAAGCCAAGGAGAGAAGGAGTTGCAAAG ATAAAGAGCTGTATGGCTGGTTGAAGTGTGTTAAAGGTCAACCTCATGACCATAAGCATCTCATGCCAACACAGATCATCCCTGGCAAAG TGTTAACAGAGCTGGTGACCTCCATTCACTCCCTGAGAGACAAAAGCAACATCCCGTTTAAATGTCCGTGTTGCACCAAACAGAACGTCCTCACCAAGCTCCCAGCAACTAATGGAGTGTCACAG GTCCTGCAGAACGTGCTGAACCACAGTAACAAGCTGTCTCTGGTGAAGGCTGAGCCCGGCTCCCAGCAGAACCCAGAGGACAGAGGAGCCAAGGCAGAAACCAACGGAGGACATGGGGGGGGCAGCAGTCCTGACAGTGACCATGACAGTACACCTGTCACCCCACCTGAGTCTCAGTCCCCACTTCACTTCCTGGCTGACCTTGCAGAGCAGAAATCCAGGGAGGAAAAGAAAG AAAACAAGCAGTCAGTGGTGCCAGGTAAATGTGTGAAAGAGGAGAAAGACGGGGAAGGGGTCTTGCAGCAGTGTAAAAACCCATCTCTGGTGGCTAACAGCACAGAGCAGGGCTCCACGCTCAGAGACCTGCTCACCACCACTGCAGGAAAGCTCAAGCTGGGTTCTACTGATGCAGGAATTGCCTTTGCACCCGTTTACTCTACTGCTGCACAG ACTGGAAAGGATGGTCGGACCATGCCAAACATCCTGGATGACATCATTGCTTCAGTGGTAGAGAATAAAATCCCTGCCAGCCGCCAGAGCATCACCACCAAGCTGTCAACCAAGCAGGATCACATGACCCCTAGCAACAACAGCAACCCCTCCCCCGTTGGTACGGACGACACCAAAGCACAAAGGAAGAAGTCAGCCACTGTGCCTGCAGTGGTGCTGGAGGATTCCACCAATCAGTACCCAGACATTCCTCACTCGTGGCTAAACAACAGGCGGCTGCTGTGGCTCAAAGATCACCGCAATCAGAACAACTGGAAGCTGTTCAGAGAGTGCTGGAAACAAGGACAG CCTGTTTTGGTGTCGGGGATCCATAAGCGACTGAATGTCAACTTGTGGAAGGCCGACTCCTTTAACCAGGAGTTTGCAGACCACCAGGGAGACCTCCTCAACTGCAAAGACCAGGTGGTGTCCAACTCTGGAATAAAGGAGTTCTGGGATGGATTTGAAGACATTACCA AGCGACCAAAGTCCAAAGACGGTGAAGCCATGGTCTACCGGCTGAAGGACTGGCCGTCTGGGGAGGAGTTCATGGCTCTGATGCCATCAag gtATGACGACCTGATGAAGAACCTTCCTTTGCCAGAGTATTCGGATCCAGAAGGGAGCCTCAACCTCGCCTCACACCTGCCATCTTTTTTTGTCAGGCCTGACCTCGGGCCAAGACTATGTTGTGCATATG GCGTAGCTGCGTCTCAGGATCAAGACTTTGGAACTGCCAACCTCCATGTTGAAGTATCAGATGTGGTTTCTGTCCTGGTTTATGTCGGAGTGGCGAAAGGGAACGGAGTCCTATCCAAAACTG GAGTGTTGAAGCGTCTTGAGGAGGAAGATTTAGACGAGGGCGTTCGAAGGCGGCTGAAGGACTCCAGTGAGGTACCTGGAGCGCTGTGGCACATCTACCTCAACAGAGACATGGACAAAGTCCGGGAATTTCTGCACAAG CTGTGTAAGGAGCAAGGTATAGATGTGTGTCTGGACCAGGAcccaatcagagagcagagcTGGTACCTGAGCAGGAAGCAGCGCCAGCGACTCCTGGATGAGCACGGAGTTCAAGGCTGGACTGTTGTTCAGTTCCTGGGAGACTCGGTCCTCATCCCTGCAGGGGCCATGCACCAGGTAGCCACACAGCACAGCCACTGGGATATTTCCTGTCTTCAAGTCTTTGTTGTAGTGAT CGCTCTTTCCCTCAACATGGAGACACATTTGTCAGAAAAACTCATCAGTGTCGACCTGCAAAGTTCAGTTTGTTGgttccaccaaagaaaaaccaGTGAAACCCTCTCTGCCATGCCAGGCACTATTCTGATGATAATTCTGGTTTGGAGCCGTTTGTTGGATCGAAGGCTGGAAGTTTTAACTTTTGGGTCATTTAACAAACATGGGTGA